The sequence CACACCAAGTTTCCAACCTACAGTCGTATACATTTCTGACAAACAGTCTCGCGGTTGTAAATGTTTGGATACTGTTGTGGCAGGTATAACGCGATAACGAGGAAGACACTAGAATGATCTAGACTCGGCACAACGATGCTCGGTATAATTGTGTCTGGACGACTTGTAAGTACTCGGTACTCAATCATCTATGCATTGGCATTTCTTTATTTGCTAAACTATCAATTTTACGTAAATCAGCAAttattttttctcttattttcctTATAAATACCTTTATAGTTGTATATGCCGTTTCTTTTCTatcttcattttatatcgtGTAACTAGctataatatgtatacatattagtATAATATACATAGACAGACATATATGAATATGCTGAACGACGACATACAAGGGTTAATATTCTTTTCAGGTACAAACGGATTTCCAACAAATAggagaaaatcaatttttgatAACAGTACCTGATGCGGATAACATCAATCACATTGTTGTTTTTCTGACAGGTACCATACCATTTCCCGATGGGACAGGTGGTGCAGGTACATATTTAATAAGATCTGCTATCAACGAGTTAACGAGATCCGAccgatatttaaatttcactttTCCTTCAGTGTATTTCAGTTGGCCAGACCCAACTGCTCCACCTAATTGGCAGTTTCTTGGATACATTTCAAACGTTAAACCATCGGCAATATTCAAGATATCGACGTTGAAAAAGAACCATGAATTTGAGAATAGTAATCTAGGAATTTTTGGGGTGGGAAAAATTTCGCACGTAGCACAAATAGGCGTTTCGGTTGAACCTCTCGGGGCCATCGAACAGTTAGCAGCTTCTGTGACCGAAGCCACGTCGAATTCGTTCCTGGAGTTTGTTCAAAAAATGCTTACCAGCTTTTTAAATTACGTTACAAGTTTCTCTGTGACTCAAGCACAAATGGCCCCAAATCCGAACGAAAATTATGTCCCGCTATCAACTATTCAAGGATGGTACGAAACTTTTGAGAGGAGATTACAACAAAATCCAAATTTTTGGAAAGCATGATAAAAAAAGCAATTAACTCTCGATAGTTTCTCTCTATTCTGCATAGCGACATCTCGTTTCAGCTTAGTGCTAGTGCTTCCTATCGCGAAGTGCAGCATACTGAAAATGAAATACGTCGTATTGCACgcataaattcaaatttttttatatttatcgtCAAGCTACTGTATCGTAATAATAAGATTAATTATAATACGATCACGTTCTTTACTCGCAATGCAGAATTTCTCACTTGTATGCGCATTTAATGTAATCGTTTACTACATTTTTCTTCTACCAAATCGCTTTGCATTCCTTTAAGACCAAGTATCTcagaaatgtaaatatttttcatttacggTGACATAAACAAACAAAATGATCCTTCATTAGTACCATAAAAAACGAATGTCTTTGATTTTTCTatctacttacttacttacttacttacttacttacttacttacatgTGTATAGAACGTCTACGGTTGCGAACGAATCTGCATTTAATGCGGAAACGTTAGAAAGGAAAGCATAATATGAAATGAAACACCACCAGCTATAGCGCCCTCTGGATTCTTGCTATATCGTCGCCAAGGCGAACttacttatttttcatatttattgacGTATCattacataataataaaattagtagTGCATATGCTGTGCAAACCATTATTACGTCTTATTGCATTTTCTTCATAACCGCTTCTTTCAGTCCTCGCTACagcgaattattattattattattattgttacaaaACGCTGGAAAGAATTGAGCCAATAGCACGATTCCTGGCGTTTTTGAAGGAAACATTCGTTTATTGGAAATCCCTGTGTCAAAGATAAAAATCGAGCAATGAAAAAGCGGTTTGAATTGTATATAGACCAATCTGTCAGTGTAACTTTCACACGAAGTAGAATAAGTatctcgttaaaaaattaattggaaattgaATTTATCGTAATATTATCGTATACCAAGAAGAGAATtaggagagaagagaagagaagagttaagaaaagaaaagaaaagaaaagaaaaggaaaaaaaggaaaagaaaaggaaagaaaaggaaaggaaaggaaaggaaaaaagaaacaagtgaATTAATGGGGACCGCGTCCCGTGAAGCTGGCCATTTTCGTGAACCACCGTAACGAAAAGTGTGATCGCGTTTAGATTGGACTTGCATGAGATTAGCTGTGGACTGTGGGGTGTGGAGTCTTTTATGCCATAAGCTATCTACGTACCCATTCAAGAATCTGCAACATTTAGATTTTTGTCAAGATTCAAGTGGAAAAATTTTTGCATCTTACTCTACCGGATAAAATGATCTCTATTTTGAATAATCTTCTCATTTTACTTGTTGTGTAAACGATTGTTTATGGATTTTGTATGAAGTATCAAAACCGTGAAATATCGCCCATCGCGAAGAAACTTGGCAATCGAAGGTAAGACATCGTTATTGTTATCCAACTTGTCGCTTACCTACactttgaaaaactatttcGTACTACCTTTACGTTAACAACATTTTCTTCATCCTTTTGTTTCGTGTAATTAAGTCACTAGAAGAAATAACATTctaaacacacacacacatagaaGCATATGCGGACGTGCATTTAAAAGACTTTATTGTATCGATAGATTCGAAAGAAATTTCATGAATATCGTAGAGCTGTTTTGCTGTTCCAGATGAAATCGATATtaataagattctaaaattgttaaatttttccGAACTTGACGTAGAATTTATACTTTCAACGTTCAGAAATTCAACATTCGTTTCTCTATGTTCTCGAACAAAGATATTTTTATACCGCTTTTAAAGGAAAGAAATCGATAAGCGTGTTTCTGTAGATTTGACCAAATTTCTGATTGTAAACATCAGATTTCCTTGATAAGCTGTTCTCCAACTATACATGCGAATACATGACATTTCCTTATTTGAAATGGACAACTGGTGTATAGGAAGataataaagaatttttaattgtgCATTGCAGAAAGCGGAGATGGATAATTCAGAAGAGCCAACAAGTTTGCAGTCCATTTGTCATATACATGCTTCAGAGTTATTTCCAAAGCATGCACATTTCGAATGCGAAGATCAGACTCTTACAGTTCCATTTACACCATTGAGCGGGGAATCTATCGTAGCACTTGGACGTACATCGGATGGAATATTGGCCCTTTCAAATTACAGACTCTATTTACAATTAAGTCAGACGTGTTACAATATCCCATTGGGTTTAATAGAGCAATTAGaagttaaagaaatttttttcttgCATATTGCTTGTAAAGACGCACGTTCGCTAAGGTATAACGTCGTTTAATGTTGGTAAAACGTGTTTCGTTTTCCGAAATCGATCGCAGATTATCACACTGCTGAAATATTTTCAGTTGCGCCTTTTCCACAAACGAACACTGTTTGGAATGGTTCAAACGACTACATAAACTGACTTATCCACGTAAAAATATAGAAGATATATTTGCTTTTGCTTATTACGCCTGGTCCGTAGAAGAAGGTAAAGATAGCTTGAAGCTTGGAAAAGATAACGCTTCTTACAGTGGTACTTTTAATTCTGAGGTAAGTAAGTAGCAAAGAGGGATGTAAGTATTTAGAATTAGATACACATATGCGTACGTAGAATGTACATATATGGTATAAATGGTATGGTTTCTTCTTGCCTTGCCCGTTTCTTAGGTAGAACGactgaaatttaatttacacgGTACATGGCGTATAAGTCAGATGAATAAAGATTATCGAATGTGTCCGTCGTATCCACCGTTGCTTTTGGTTCCTGCTTGCATTTCCGACAAGATCCTTGAAACGGTGGCTAAATTCCGAAGTTCTCGACGAATTCCTGCCGTTGTTTGGAGGTAGTAGAAAATTGGGTCTGCAGAATATGATGTTGTTGATTTCGTAACAAGTATTGGATGTTGTTCGATAGGCACGTGAAGAATGGTGCGGTGATAGCACGAAGTAGTCAACCAGAAGTGGGATGGCTTGGTTGGCGAAGCGCGGAAGACGAAGATCTATTGAAGGCTCTTGCAGATGCATGCTCCTACGATAAAGGTGAATCGACGATGGTGGACTCTTCTATCATTTATCCCGATAATAGCGACGATGGTGTCGCAGGAAATAGTAGCAAAGTGAGCATCGAAGATTTAACCAAGTTATTTGACTGTTTAAAGGAGAAGCAGTTTTCATTCATTGGAGATTGATtccatgaaaaagaaatttcgaatTGTAACACATTATTTGCAGAAAGTTTTAATCGTGGACGCGAGGTCGTACACAACCGCCGTGGCAAATAGAGCGCGCGGTGGTGGTTGCGAATGTCCCGAGTATTATCCCAGTTGCGACATACAGTTTATGAATTTACCTAACATTCATTCGATACGAAAGAGCTTTCATGCGGTGAGGCAACTGTGCGCATCGGACGCGGATCAACCCAAGTGAGTAGgcttttttttatcttcgttGTGGTTCTatcgaatgaaataattttctttcttttccttttagtTGGCTTAGTCTTTTAGAAGGAACACGATGGTTACAACACATGTCTGGATTGTTACGCGCAGCTGTGACCGTAGCTTCGGCGATCGAAAGAGATGGTCGGCCAGTATTGGTTCATTGTAGCGACGGTTGGGATAGAACTCCTCAAATAGTTGCATTAGCACAGATCCTTCTCGATCCTTATTATAGAACTATGGAGGTATGCTAAAGGtactttctatttctttttctatttttcgacGAATGGTCGTTTCGTTATTTTCTTTTGCTGTTGTTAGGGATTCCAAATTTTATGCGAGAGAGAATGGTTAGACTTTGGACATAAATTCGCAGATCGTTGTGGGCAAACGGTTGGCTGCGAAGATCCAAACGAACGATGTCCAGTATTTTTACAATGGCTTGATTGTGTACATCAACTAATTCTACAGTTCAAATGCAGTTTTCAAATATCTCCCGCATATCTTgtaagtttaaaaaaaacacGTCCGACATTTATTTCGATTTAACTAATAGAAAAAGTAGTATcctgatttattttaatttcaggtTAAACTAGCGCAACACACGTATTCGCAGCTTTTCGGTACATTTCTTTGCAACACGAGGCAAGAAAGGTTACAACTGAGAATACGTGAGCGTACATTTTCGGTGTGGCGATTCCTTAATTCCAGTTCGTTCGTAAATCATTTGTATTCACCGTTAAAAAATCAAGTAAGATATTTTACCTAAATAATTGAAGATAGCTTAATTTAAACGTTGTATCGAAAAATTTTTCTCATCGCTAGGTATTATGGCCAAGTTGTAACGTACGCGACCTCGTTTTATGGTCCGAAGTATATTTAGGTTCTATGGAATCTTCTCTCGGTATCAGGGACGATAAACAGAGGGTAACGATGATTGATATCGAGGGTGGCGATAACGAGGAACCACAGGGACAAATGACTAAAACTCGATCGTACGGCGATCTGATGCATGCTCCCGATCATACGGCCTATCTACATCGTAGACTTAGCGATCCGAGTATTTCGGTGGAAAAGTAAGTATATCGTTGGCATAAAGGAAAAACTcggaagaagagagagaggatGTGAAATTTCTACATACGATTGCAGAAAATTTGATTCTTTGACGCTGGACACAGAAAGCGAAGAAAAGATTGAAAATCAGGTTGAAAATTGTAAGAGCGAAAGAGTCGATGAAAATAGAGTGGAAAAGTTTGATGAAACGGAAACACAGTACGCGAGGGTACAGGTGTTGAACGATTCGCCGGTAAATCCTTCGGTGGATAGCTCGACAGACACTTTAATACCTAGCAACGATTCTTTGGTTGGTGTAATGAACGTCGATAAGGAAACGTAAGTAGCATACATGTATATTGCGATGTACAATTGAGTTTCGATGTTTGAATTGATGAAATTGAACAGTAAGGTTGTGAAAAATTCACCGTCGGACATGGTATCACCATGGATCGAGAACAACACAATTGGTCGAACCGTTTGCTCGTGTAGTCGTAATTATAATCAGAATCAGAATCAGAATCAGAATCAGAATCAGAATCAGAATCAGAACGAGGGTAGCAGCGACGTTAGCGATACCAGTGCACCGTTAATATCGAGAACACCCAGCAGCATTTGTCCGGCTTCGCCGACTCATCAGGACGCGACGGCAGATAATCTGGACAGGCTGGACGATGCCGATGGTCTTCCAGTTATTCAGTGCGACGTTCAGATGCGCGTGCAACAGATTATCGTCGAACACAAGGTACATTCGTTTTCTTTAGTTTCTTCATCGAATTGCGGACAATGATTTCTTTATTGTTTCGTTACAGTTAAAAGAGGAAGCGCTAAGAAAAGAATTACATACAACGAGATTGGCTTTGATAAAACAAGTTTGTAATCACAACGCAGACACTGAACGCGTCGACGATATCGTAAGTATCGTAGAATATTTCATTCTCTCAAATAGGATGATagtaaaagtattaaaaaaaaaaaaagagaagaaagaaagaaatagacaaaGATATAGTTAGGGAAAAGAGTGTCGATCGCATTTTAGGGATCGTTACCCGATTCGGTAGGAAGTACCGGAGATCATGGGGAATCATTACCTTCGGATATGTCTTGGGAAGCAGTCGAAGAATTAGGTCCTGCTCCTACTCTGTGGGTACCGGATCACGCGGTGAGTCGATGCATGGGATGCGATACGGAGTTTTGGCTCGGAAGGCGTAAGCATCACTGCAGGTAAAAAATGATTCGCGGATGGTCTCGTTTATCTAGTTTATCTCGTTTATCTCGTTAGTTTGACATAGTAAACGCGTTCAATGTATTCGCTTGCGTCGCAGGTGCTGTGGTAAAATCTTTTGCGCGGATTGTTCGGAGAACTCGACGCCGTTACCTAGCGAGCAGTTGTACAATCCCGTCAGGGTTTGTAGCGAGTGTTTCTCTCGACTTCACCGCCACGCAAGTCCCTGTCAGTGCAACGTGCGTCATCAGAACAAGGGAGAGAACGATGCGGAGCTCTCGTCGAATTCCGAAAGTTTGATAACTTGTCAACGATCGAAAGGTTTGCACCTGACGAAGGACAGTTGTTGCGACAATCTATTGCAGGCTGCGCATCAAAAAACCCAACCTCCTCCGGTCACAGCGGCCAcggtaaattgaaaatttagggGAAAAGTGGAAAAAAGAACGCTATATTTGCGGCTTTCGCTTCGGCTTCGGCTTCGGCTTCGGCTTCGGCTTCGGCTTCGGCTTCGGCTTCGGCTTGGTTTCAATTTCAATTGCGACTACTGTGATTGCAACTGCCGCGGTAAACTTTCGGATTTTTAATTGGTTTTCAATGAGACACAGAGTACCCTCAACATCCGGTTGGAATAGGCGCGTTTTTACCAACAATAATTGAACATGCACACGTACATAGAGATGGTACGATACGCGGGTGTATGATATATCGCGCAATAGCCACGTTAGATTTTTCGAGCGATTCAATATTTATTGCTAGAGTAATAATTTGTACGAAGgagtgtgtatgtgtgtgtgcgcgtgcgtgtgtgtgtacgtatgtgtgtgtgtgtatagcATCGGAGAGAAGACGAGTCAGCATACGAAAGGTTGTATATACACAATCGCATAAACACGTAAAGACACAGTTTAGAAATAACTTGATCCAACGAGATACTTTGTTTCTTCGAACGAGACTATTCAAGTTTCCTCAAGATTTTTTAGAAAATCTTGTCACCCTTACGAGATACAGGGCAAGACGAGGCCGAGAAACATTTTGGATAGGCTGTGACTGAGATGTGTCTAACTTTAGACACTGTGTACGAGGTGCGCTCTTAATAAATCGTCGATCAATCGATGGAACGACTGGTTAATTAATAGTTGGATTACGACACGAGTAACCTGTATTTGTATATTACTGCTGTTTACGAGAATTGGTATATTAAATGTCAAATTATCATATGTGATGCGCTCTTCTTAATTACGACATTAACGAAAAATCAAGCGATTATCTTGATTCCCGTGAAATTTTGAAGGGGTGAAACATTTTTGAATATTTGCGTTACGTTTCTTATGATATCAGCGTCGCCCTTGGTGTCGTCCGCATTTTGAAACTGTATCAGTATAACAAGATACGTCGTTACGACTCCTGCAATCTAAAAACCATACGAGAGATATGTTGTGAAATTTGTTTTGTTACGCGATTAAAGTAAAGTCTTACCGAGGTTATCAAAGTCCTGTCTAGAGAAAAAAGTCCACAGGCTGAAAATTCAAGAGGTCGATGTAACAATTGCAGTGAAAATATTTCCAACTCGCGTCGAGTGTCGGTTTCGAAAGTGGAGGAGAGTAACTGACTAACAAGAATAGCCGTTTTCTTTCCCTAAAATGAAAGATTCGTTAATATGTAAATTTAtatcttttccttttgtttctcTGTTACCTCAGCAACAGTAGAATAACTAGGTTGAACGATCATCAACATTCTGGTTACGTGAAAGATACACCATCCAACTTGTACGAATAGAAATATCCATTCGTGTTTCTCACCAGCTTGTACGATTAGGAAATATGGCGTGATGATTAGGTGTAAGAGGCAGGTTACGGTAACGGTCAGTATCACGGCACCGAACGTATTATTTATAAGAGAGACCGTGTCGCAAAGCGAGGAGTGAATCCATCTCAGTTCAGATATACTGTTTACGTAGCTTTTGTTTTCTGTAAATAGAGTTTCTGTAACGAGGTTTCTTACAGGTACAGGTACAGGTACAGGTTTAGGTTCAACCCGATGACGAGTTTATACCGTGTAATTCTGGAAAAACTCGATAACTGGCCAATTCGAATGGTCTCTGAGGTAGGTCGGTCGATGTTTTCTTAGAAACATGCTCGTCTTGACTCGATAAGGGAAGGGAATTGTAAGGTGGTGGCAGTGCGCGTGGTTTGAATAGTCGatcgaaaatgaaattgtacCATCATTAAAATAGATTATCGTTCCTAAATAACAACTCGATTTCTCTCTATTTACCTATTTCAGGAAATTTTCTCAAGTAATTGGTGAGAGTGTCGGTATCGAACAGCTTTCTAAGACTGTTATTTAATCGGACGAATCTTTCTCCTATATTATAGATCGAGACGGTGTATTGAATCTCGGTGGAAATAATGACCGTGTACATGAAATAGAGGGGTGCGTAGTTGATCGGACCTTTGTCGGACATGGTTTGATGCACCTTGGTTTTTCGGTACCAGCTGTAAAAGTCAAGAGTCGAATTGAACCAGAGATAGAGGAGACTGCAGGTGGTTAAAGATATGGTAAATCTACGAGCGTTTTTCTTAGTCGAGGAGAGATCAACTTTCTTGTCCACCTGAAATTAATAAGACGGATAAGATGTATTTATGAATGGTTAATTTTATCTACGAATTGTCGTACCTCGATTAATTTGTTTACAACTACTTGCAGGTGTTTCCAACGAAAAGGCGAGCCAACGATGCACACCACGGTTAAACTCATTACCCCAAGAACATCGCTACACGTCGCGATCACCGCCGTTCGAAACTTGAGTCTAGTGCTATGTACCCAACCGTCTTTCAGATCTCGCCAGAGACCCCAAATTTCTGCACCGAGCAGTAACGTTAACACGCATAAGCTAAAAaagcgtaaaaaaaaaaaaaaaaaaaaagcggtgaaatttattccaattcattttttcattcaatCTTCTCTTACCTATAGACGAGATCAAAAATATTTGGGCGAGCTTGAAATCCTCCAGTGGTGTTTGCAACGAATCTAACAGGAACCAAACCGCATACTTTACCGAGATAATATATCGGGGAGATTGCTCGACAAAGATCACTCTTGGATGATGGATTGGTGTCTTTCTTTATTTCCGCTTCCATCCCTGTATTATttcgataaattttcaaattcgcaGTCTAAAATTCGCAGActaaaatatatgtaatatataataGTAAGATGATCTACTGTCGTTAGTAATGCTGTCGTTGCcgttgccattgccattgccattgccattgccattgccgtTGCCGTTGCCGTTGCCGTTGGTTGATCGTTTACTACGGTTATCGACGTTCCATCGTATGCGCGATGCCATTATCTCTTTACATATTACTTTTTTCGTTTTACTCGAGTTTTCCTCTTCTATTTTCTCAACTTTTCCAACTTACTCCTGTATACTTGGTATACTTGATGTAACAACAAGTTTCAAAAAATCCAAGTAACGTTAAACGCACgcgtttttcaatatttcaacattTCAACATTTCAACGTGTTTCTCCTCGTACATAGGTAGAGGCGAACGAAGAAGCAAGTATTCACTTGGACACTTATCGTTTCACCGATATTTATAACGTCGCAATGCTTTCCTCCTTTTCTCCCTGTTCCCCCTTTATTTACTTTTATTCGACCGAATACATTCATCTTTGTCAGATCGTTAACAGATCGTTATCGTGGATAATCGTGTGGTTCCTATACATGTAAGTACTTacttatttacatatgtataatagaTGTACCATAGATAGATACGAACGACGTTTACCCTTTGAAAAAACAACAAGCTATAACTGTTGTACAATAACTGTACGTACACGTAATTACAAGTAGTAAAATTATTACAACAGGAGTAATTGTGAAACATTGATAAAGAGGAATGTACGCGCTCTTAACGAGGGGCTTTTCATTGATTTTTCAGGGAAATTTCTTACATAGAATGTAGcttgtttaaatgaaaattttctttcgagTTTCAAGAATATCCGCGCGCAAACGAAAGCGCCATCTAACGGAAACGATGATCGATTAGAACATATGTAGTATGTACATACACGAGTACAGGTTAAACGGCGAATCTCTGAAAAATTGGGTTTACTCGATTTAAACCTTGATAATCCCCTGATACTTCCTGATAGTTGTTGCTTTAATTCTTTTCTTGAAAAGTTATGGAACGCAACGAAGAGGATTGGTCGGTGGAATGTTCGGACGATGAAAAATACGAAATGGATAGAAAAGTAAGAAAGTCATTGTCTTGCccactattatttaatattgatgatttaatgattttataGAACGAATGGACCCTGAAATCCGACGATATATTAACACTGATCGAGGCTCTGGAAACTAACAATAGAATTTTAGAGCTGGAATGGAAGTGTCCTGGTAGGAGGGGTCCGTCTCCGGTTCTCTCAAACAATCGAAAGCAAGATAACGGCTCGCAGGAGTACAAGTAAgcgttatatatatacatataagaagAAATTCTTGtcctattttatttctttattttgttttcttcCAGGATCGAAGAGAAGTCAGATTTCGATTTCATGGACGAAATGTCGTCGCCTAGATTACCAGTTCGCAGAATTGGCGAAAGTACTCCAAAAGGAAGCGCGAAAAAGAAAACAGCCAGTTTCAACGGCGTCTTGTCTACTATGTTGCGACATCGTAGATTAGAGCAGCAAGAAATCAATTCTAGTCCGAAGAAGAGTGAATCGTCGTCGGTATCAAAAACATAGTCAATTTAAAAcggaacgagaagaagaagaagaagaagaagaagaagaacgtttgtttgtttgtttgtttatttatttatcgaacaAGAGTAACATgatgatttaaaattgaatttaatcgcATTTAGAAGTTGAATTGGACGCGTGAAGATTAGAGGCCCACGATGGGAATCCATGAGCACCATAAACGTAAACACCCCAAACAACGAAGAAACTACTCTGCACTATGAGGGAGTAAATAGCAGGCGCGCAGCCTCCGATCATAAGCCACTTTGTCGGAATTCGACCGACGATCGTGACGATCGCGTTCGGTGGTGTACCAACCGGTAATCGAAAGGAATAAGAACACATTATAGTTGCCGGTACCATCAAGTATAAAGGATGTATCTCCATCGCAACGCACTGTAAGGGAATAAgggaacaattttttttatctacTTACTACTATTTAGTTTCGGTCCAGTCGTTTCTTACCATTTGTGCGACCACCGGCAATGTAATGTTTGCGATGCCAACGTTGCTGGTGAATTCCGTGATAGTACCGATGAACAACGAAACGAGAACTAAGATGATTACAGGCGGTAAGTGTTTGAGCGGTACCAAAGCGTCCCCAATTCTTTTGGCCAAACAGGAAGCTATGCTGCCTTTGGATATCGCGAATCCTCCGCCTAACAGAAACATTAAACTCCAAGGCATCTTTGTCTCGATCACGTCCCAGGTGATCAAACCTTCGGAAGCTTTCTGCGGCCTTTTTTCAGCTGCAAAGCGAAATGAACGAACTTGTAGGTATAAATTTGATAAAGATAACAAGATAACAAGATAAAGGAATTTCATAGGTATACACTTACGATCTGGGCTGTAACTGTAAATGAAAGTTGGGTCTTTTGGAATAAAAAACATCAGAATCGAGACGAGTATGACAGGCGTTGAATCCCGTATATCTCTGTTAAAGAGAATCGCAACTGGTTAAAAAGACAGCAAGTgtgaagagagaagaaaaaaatgagatGAAAAGATGCTCAACATGTCCGATATAGCCTCGGACCATCCACGTACGAAACCAGGTTTTCGAAATATCCATAGAAATATACAGGCGATAAAAAGAGTGGCAACTCCTTTTTCGTGGAACGTAATGTTACCCAGATCGCTGTATCTTTGCTGTACCACCTAAACAATAGATTagcaaagaagaaaagaagaaaaagatgatggtaattattaataagataagaaaaataagaGTATCGTTACTCGATTTGTCACCGCTTCTCCTTCCGGGCCAATATTTGACTGTTCCGCGTCCTTGCTACCCGGTCTGAGAAAGCCCATGAACATTATGCGAAGATAGAGCCAGGTTAACGCGGTATTTACAATCATTTGAGGAATCGATGCGAACATCCACTGCGTAAAGTTGATACCTCCGGATTCGGGAAAGGTGTTTTCGTAAATTCCCTTGAAGGTAAGATTGGTGCCGGTACCGACCAGCGTCCCTGTACCACCGAATGTCGAACAATACGCCGCGGCCATCAAATACGCTTTCGTCACTCTTGTCGGttgtaattctctacaaatcgaAACGGTTGACTCGTACT comes from Osmia lignaria lignaria isolate PbOS001 chromosome 8, iyOsmLign1, whole genome shotgun sequence and encodes:
- the Pa1 gene encoding PTIP binding protein Pa1 — protein: MERNEEDWSVECSDDEKYEMDRKNEWTLKSDDILTLIEALETNNRILELEWKCPGRRGPSPVLSNNRKQDNGSQEYKIEEKSDFDFMDEMSSPRLPVRRIGESTPKGSAKKKTASFNGVLSTMLRHRRLEQQEINSSPKKSESSSVSKT
- the LOC117606434 gene encoding uncharacterized protein LOC117606434 isoform X3 — its product is MASRIRWNVDNRSKRSTNGNGNGNGNGNGNGNGNGNGNDSITNDRMEAEIKKDTNPSSKSDLCRAISPIYYLGKVCGLVPVRFVANTTGGFQARPNIFDLVYSLCVLTLLLGAEIWGLWRDLKDGWVHSTRLKFRTAVIATCSDVLGVMSLTVVCIVGSPFRWKHLQVVVNKLIEVDKKVDLSSTKKNARRFTISLTTCSLLYLWFNSTLDFYSWYRKTKVHQTMSDKENKSYVNSISELRWIHSSLCDTVSLINNTFGAVILTVTVTCLLHLIITPYFLIVQAGEKHEWIFLFVQVGWCIFHVTRMLMIVQPSYSTVAEGKKTAILVSQLLSSTFETDTRRELEIFSLQLLHRPLEFSACGLFSLDRTLITSIAGVVTTYLVILIQFQNADDTKGDADIIRNVTQIFKNVSPLQNFTGIKIIA
- the LOC117606434 gene encoding gustatory receptor for sugar taste 43a isoform X2, translated to MASRIRWNVDNRSKRSTNGNGNGNGNGNGNGNGNGNGNDSITNDRMEAEIKKDTNPSSKSDLCRAISPIYYLGKVCGLVPVRFVANTTGGFQARPNIFDLVYSLCVLTLLLGAEIWGLWRDLKDGWVHSTRLKFRTAVIATCSDVLGVMSLTVVCIVGSPFRWKHLQVVVNKLIEVDKKVDLSSTKKNARRFTISLTTCSLLYLWFNSTLDFYSWYRKTKVHQTMSDKGPINYAPLYFMYTVIISTEIQYTVSIYNIGERFVRLNNSLRKLFDTDTLTNYLRKFPEIENKSYVNSISELRWIHSSLCDTVSLINNTFGAVILTVTVTCLLHLIITPYFLIVQAGEKHEWIFLFVQVGWCIFHVTRMLMIVQPSYSTVAEGKKTAILVSQLLSSTFETDTRRELEIFSLQLLHRPLEFSACGLFSLDRTLITSIAGVVTTYLVILIQFQNADDTKGDADIIRNVTQIFKNVSPLQNFTGIKIIA
- the LOC117606434 gene encoding gustatory receptor for sugar taste 43a isoform X1, yielding MASRIRWNVDNRSKRSTNGNGNGNGNGNGNGNGNGNGNDSITNDRMEAEIKKDTNPSSKSDLCRAISPIYYLGKVCGLVPVRFVANTTGGFQARPNIFDLVYSLCVLTLLLGAEIWGLWRDLKDGWVHSTRLKFRTAVIATCSDVLGVMSLTVVCIVGSPFRWKHLQVVVNKLIEVDKKVDLSSTKKNARRFTISLTTCSLLYLWFNSTLDFYSWYRKTKVHQTMSDKGPINYAPLYFMYTVIISTEIQYTVSIYNIGERFVRLNNSLRKLFDTDTLTNYLRKFPEIDEHVSKKTSTDLPQRPFELASYRVFPELHENKSYVNSISELRWIHSSLCDTVSLINNTFGAVILTVTVTCLLHLIITPYFLIVQAGEKHEWIFLFVQVGWCIFHVTRMLMIVQPSYSTVAEGKKTAILVSQLLSSTFETDTRRELEIFSLQLLHRPLEFSACGLFSLDRTLITSIAGVVTTYLVILIQFQNADDTKGDADIIRNVTQIFKNVSPLQNFTGIKIIA